One Salvelinus namaycush isolate Seneca chromosome 29, SaNama_1.0, whole genome shotgun sequence genomic region harbors:
- the LOC120024180 gene encoding toll-like receptor 5 — translation MHVFENLGKLLSLDLSFNSLQALPDGIFKGLISLEEMDLHFNSLTYLKADIFPESLKTVDLSYNFLASPDPATFHSLSWINLYRNQFHCDCGLEDFLTWLKGTNVTFPDPGVNEFSCEYPSDLHGISLWNYSSVISCEEDDERLVQELRLSLFIGCTALIILIMVGTIVFARLRGFLFKVYKKVTARILEGPRRDLSAGGPRYDAYLCLSNNDYKWVETALLNRLDSQFAERNVLRCCFEVRDFIPGEDHLFNIRDAIWGSRKTVCIVSKEFLKDGWCLEAFTLAQSRMLEELRDVLIMVVVGNVLHYRLMKHEGIRTFARKRDYLQWPEDTQDIQWFYEKLMSKILKDKKNTAKANNGDITLVNMTVGT, via the coding sequence atgcatgtatttgaaaatctTGGCAAGCTTTTAAGTCTGGATTTAAGCTTTAACTCCCTGCAGGCTCTCCCAGATGGTATATTTAAAGGCCTCATCTCTCTGGAAGAGATGGATCTTCACTTCAACTCACTCACATACCTCAAAGCAGACATTTTCCCAGAGAGTCTCAAAACAGTTGACCTCTCTTACAATTTCCTGGCCTCTCCTGACCCAGCGACTTTCCATTCTCTCAGCTGGATTAACCTGTATAGGAATCAATTCCACTGTGACTGCGGTCTGGAGGACTTTCTGACGTGGCTGAAAGGGACTAACGTGACTTTTCCAGACCCTGGCGTGAATGAATTCAGCTGTGAGTATCCTTCAGATCTCCATGGCATCAGCCTGTGGAATTACAGCTCAGTCATATCGTGTGAGGAGGATGACGAGAGGCTGGTTCAGGAGCTGAGGCTCTCGCTCTTCATCGGCTGCACAGCGCTCATCATCCTGATCATGGTCGGAACAATCGTTTTCGCTCGTCTCCGTGGATTCCTCTTCAAAGTTTACAAAAAGGTGACCGCCAGGATCCTTGAGGGCCCTAGGAGGGATCTTTCTGCTGGTGGGCCTCGGTACGACGCTTACTTATGCCTCAGCAACAACGACTACAAGTGGGTAGAAACCGCCCTGTTGAACAGACTAGACTCTCAGTTCGCAGAGCGAAACGTCCTCCGCTGCTGCTTCGAGGTCAGAGACTTCATCCCAGGTGAAGATCACCTGTTCAATATCAGGGACGCCATATGGGGGAGCAGGAAGACAGTTTGTATCGTGTCTAAAGAGTTCCTCAAGGACGGCTGGTGCCTAGAGGCCTTTACCCTCGCTCAGAGCAGGATGCTGGAGGAGCTCAGAGATGTTCTCATCATGGTGGTTGTGGGGAATGTCCTCCATTACAGACTGATGAAACATGAAGGCATTAGGACCTTTGCCCGGAAGAGGGATTACCTGCAGTGGCCGGAGGACACACAGGATATTCAATGGTTCTATGAGAAGCTCATGTCCAAGATTCTTAAGGACAAAAAGAACACCGCCAAAGCTAACAATGGGGATATCACACTTGTAAATATGACAGTTGGAActtaa